TTTCTCTCCGGATACGCTGAACCCAAGCCAGACGCGGTTTTCGCACCCCGCGATCTCCTTTGCCTGTGCTTTAAGATCGTCAGAAAGGGCCGGAAGCTGCTTACCCAGCAGGATCAGTTGACGATATTTATCTTCCCATTGCGTGAGCGGCGCAAAGGTCTGTTTTAACGTTTCTTCTGTGATCACTGTGCCAAACGGGTGTCCGGCTAAAGCAGAGCTAGTCATTAATCCACCAGGAGTTCAAGGGCGCGGTCAACCGCGGAAATCAGTGCGTCGACATCGCTTTGGGTATTGTAAGGCGCAAACGAGGCGCGCAGTGTACCACTCACGCCAAGTGCCGCCAGCAGCGGCTGGGCGCAATGCTGTCCGGCACGCAGGGCAATGCCATATCCGGCCAACAGCGTCACCATGTCGCTATGGTGTACGCCTGCAAAATCAAAAGCTAACAGGCTAGAGTCCTGCACGCGGAACGAACGAAAGCCAGGACGTTTTTTAAGCTCCTCTTCAGCCAGCGTCGCCAGACCCCGGCTCCAGCTTTCAGCCTGGACAATGTCCGTTTCAGCGAGCCATCCGAGGGCGGCGCTCAGGCCAATGACGCCCGCCACGTTCGGCGTTCCTGCTTCCAGACGGTAAGGAACGTCCTGCGTTTTAAAGCCCTCGAAAGAGACTTCTGTGATCATCTTGCCGCCACCGAGCCACGGCGTCATTTGCGCCAGCAACTCAGGCTTACCGTACAACGCCCCAATACCGGTTGGTCCGTAAAGCTTATGTCCTGAGAAGGCATAAAAATCGATATCCAGTTTTTGCACATCGGCCGGGAAATGGACCACACCCTGCGCACCGTCGATCATCACCACCATGCCGCTGGCATGCGCGATGCGGATAGCCTGTGCCAAATCCGGGCAGCCACCGGTGACGTTCGACATCTGTCCAAGCGCCAGAATGCGGCTGCGCGGTGTAATCAGCTCCGGTAAACGTGCCACGTCCGGCAGATAGTCTGCCCCCAGCGGGAGTTTCACCACCCGTACCCCGGTTTGTTCTGCCACCATCAGCCAGGGTACCAGGTTGGCGTGATGTTCCGCCTCACTGACGATGATTTCGTCTCCTGGCTGGAGCAGGGGGCGGGCATAGCACTGGGCCACCATGTTAAT
This region of Enterobacter cloacae complex sp. R_G8 genomic DNA includes:
- the csdA gene encoding cysteine desulfurase CsdA, encoding MNAFSPAQFRAQFPALADAGIYLDSAATALKPQAVIEATQQFYSLSAGNVHRSQFAEARRLTARYEAARDQVARLINADSGKNIVWTRGTTEAINMVAQCYARPLLQPGDEIIVSEAEHHANLVPWLMVAEQTGVRVVKLPLGADYLPDVARLPELITPRSRILALGQMSNVTGGCPDLAQAIRIAHASGMVVMIDGAQGVVHFPADVQKLDIDFYAFSGHKLYGPTGIGALYGKPELLAQMTPWLGGGKMITEVSFEGFKTQDVPYRLEAGTPNVAGVIGLSAALGWLAETDIVQAESWSRGLATLAEEELKKRPGFRSFRVQDSSLLAFDFAGVHHSDMVTLLAGYGIALRAGQHCAQPLLAALGVSGTLRASFAPYNTQSDVDALISAVDRALELLVD
- the csdE gene encoding cysteine desulfurase sulfur acceptor subunit CsdE: MTSSALAGHPFGTVITEETLKQTFAPLTQWEDKYRQLILLGKQLPALSDDLKAQAKEIAGCENRVWLGFSVSGEKLHFFGDSEGRIVRGLLAVLLTAVEGKSAATLLAHSPLTLFDELGLRAQLSASRGQGLVALSEAVQDAARQAQA